The Chryseobacterium geocarposphaerae genome window below encodes:
- a CDS encoding alpha-L-arabinofuranosidase C-terminal domain-containing protein, with protein sequence MKTKTKIFTTAISLSVTFFSGQNKTIKTHFLDLDGTSTNIKIQPTMYGIFFEDINFAADGGLYAELIKNRSFEFDEPLTGWKQPNTKTLSPNLDSGFLTIITDKSKTNKNYARITVWNDKNYVLENEGFRGIGLHQGEKYDLSFNLENVSGNISAVNTSLIDENGTVISSVSTIIKGGGWQKYNAVFAPSKTIEKAKLQITFSGKGVVNMDMISLFPQDTWKGRKGGLRKDLVQKLYDLQPGFLRFPGGCIVEGRTLAERYQWKKTIGKVEDRENLINKWNNGFAHRLTPDYWQSFGLGFFEYFQLAEDLGAEPLPILSCGMACQFNTAELVKMEDLDPYVQDALDLIEFANGDSNTKWGKIRSEMGHPKPFNMKLIGVGNEQWGADYIERYKVFEKAIHTKYSDIKIISGSGPSPDGEFFDYGWKELKKLNAQIVDEHYYNSPEWFLKNADRYDKCDRRGPKVFAGEYAAQSVGVVKPDNKNNWLTALSEAAFMTGLERNADVVTMTSYAPLFAHAEGWQWTPDLIWFNNLKSYATPNYYVQKLFSNNKGTDLIKISENGKPLKGENNLYVSAVRDLKKEETIIKIVNADPQETSVEINPKNSKIGSQMTKIVLTSAGLSDENNFQSETITPKEETQAIKKGKISVEIPANSLVILKIK encoded by the coding sequence ATGAAAACAAAAACCAAAATATTCACAACCGCTATTTCGCTAAGTGTTACCTTCTTTTCGGGCCAAAATAAAACTATCAAAACCCATTTCCTCGATTTGGACGGAACTTCTACCAATATCAAAATCCAGCCCACGATGTACGGGATTTTCTTCGAAGACATCAACTTTGCGGCAGACGGCGGATTATATGCTGAATTGATTAAAAATCGCAGTTTTGAGTTTGATGAACCGTTGACAGGCTGGAAACAACCCAATACAAAAACGCTTTCTCCAAACTTGGATTCCGGTTTTTTGACGATCATCACTGATAAATCCAAAACCAATAAAAACTACGCAAGAATCACGGTCTGGAATGACAAAAATTATGTGCTGGAAAACGAAGGTTTCAGGGGAATCGGTCTGCATCAAGGTGAGAAATATGACCTAAGTTTCAATTTGGAAAATGTGTCAGGCAATATTTCTGCAGTTAATACAAGTCTGATTGATGAAAACGGAACAGTGATTTCCTCTGTTTCTACAATCATCAAAGGCGGAGGCTGGCAAAAATACAATGCTGTTTTCGCACCTTCCAAAACCATTGAAAAAGCAAAGCTTCAAATCACTTTTAGCGGAAAAGGCGTTGTGAATATGGATATGATTTCATTGTTTCCTCAAGACACCTGGAAAGGCAGAAAAGGGGGTTTGAGAAAAGATTTAGTGCAGAAATTATACGATTTACAGCCGGGATTTTTACGTTTTCCGGGCGGTTGTATTGTCGAAGGAAGAACCTTGGCGGAACGTTATCAATGGAAAAAAACGATTGGTAAAGTAGAAGACCGCGAAAATTTGATTAATAAATGGAACAATGGATTTGCGCACCGTCTTACGCCTGATTATTGGCAGTCTTTCGGACTTGGCTTTTTTGAATATTTCCAATTGGCGGAAGATTTAGGCGCAGAACCACTTCCGATTTTAAGCTGCGGAATGGCTTGCCAGTTCAATACAGCCGAACTTGTAAAAATGGAAGATTTAGACCCTTACGTTCAGGATGCTTTGGATTTGATTGAATTTGCAAACGGCGATTCCAACACGAAATGGGGAAAAATTCGTTCTGAAATGGGACATCCGAAACCTTTTAATATGAAATTGATAGGCGTTGGAAATGAACAGTGGGGCGCAGATTACATTGAACGATACAAAGTTTTTGAAAAAGCGATTCACACCAAATATTCCGATATCAAAATCATTTCCGGAAGCGGGCCGTCTCCCGATGGCGAATTTTTCGATTACGGCTGGAAAGAGCTTAAAAAACTTAACGCTCAGATTGTGGACGAACATTACTACAATTCCCCTGAATGGTTCTTAAAAAATGCAGATAGATACGATAAATGCGATAGAAGAGGACCAAAAGTTTTCGCCGGAGAATATGCCGCACAATCGGTTGGCGTTGTAAAACCTGACAATAAAAATAACTGGCTTACCGCACTTTCGGAAGCCGCTTTTATGACCGGACTGGAACGCAACGCAGATGTCGTGACAATGACTTCCTACGCACCGCTTTTCGCCCACGCAGAAGGCTGGCAATGGACGCCGGATTTGATTTGGTTCAATAATTTAAAATCTTATGCTACTCCCAATTATTACGTTCAGAAATTATTCTCCAACAACAAAGGAACGGATTTAATTAAAATCTCCGAAAACGGAAAACCGTTGAAAGGCGAGAATAATCTCTATGTATCGGCTGTTCGTGACCTTAAAAAGGAAGAAACCATCATTAAAATTGTTAATGCTGATCCTCAGGAAACTTCAGTTGAAATCAATCCGAAAAATAGTAAAATTGGTAGTCAAATGACCAAAATTGTACTGACTTCTGCAGGGCTTTCAGATGAAAATAATTTCCAATCAGAAACCATTACACCAAAAGAGGAAACGCAGGCCATTAAAAAAGGAAAGATTTCTGTTGAAATTCCGGCAAATTCTTTAGTTATTTTGAAAATAAAATAG
- a CDS encoding ribulokinase: MKKYVIGLDYGTDSVRAVLIDTENGAELATSVSYYQRWKEGKFCKPEENQFRQHPLDHIEGLEKTISTVVKESGVAPENIVSICIDTTGSSPLPVNKDGIALSLLPEFSENPNAMMVLWKDHTSINEAEEINHLARNWGGEDYTKFEGGIYSSEWFWAKILHINREDEAVKNAAYSWMEHCDYLTFLLSDNQSLATFKRSRCAAGHKAMWHESWDGLPSKEFLGQLDSSLAELRDRLYDKTYTSDEVAGNLNEEWATKLGLTTNTVIAVGTFDAHSGAVGAKVEENTLIRIMGTSTCDIMVAPNEIIGDKTVKGICGQVDGSVIPGLMGLEAGQSAFGDVLAWYKDILTWPTHHILMNSNLIDENQKQLLKEEIENNLIRNLTLEAEKIPLSEVVPVALDWINGRRTPDANQELKMAISNLSLGTKAPHIFKALVNAICFGAKKIVDRFEEEGVKIEKVIGIGGVARKSPFIMQTLASVLNMPIVVAASDQAPALGAAIYAAVAAGIYPTVQEASQKMGSDFEAEYFPQAEKVEKYAEFMKQYQILADFTENNIKSKKKLTADSL; this comes from the coding sequence ATGAAAAAATACGTTATCGGCTTAGACTACGGAACAGACTCTGTTCGGGCCGTTTTGATTGATACGGAAAACGGGGCAGAACTGGCAACTTCCGTAAGCTATTACCAAAGATGGAAAGAAGGAAAATTCTGCAAGCCGGAAGAAAACCAATTTCGTCAGCATCCGCTCGACCATATCGAAGGCTTGGAAAAAACCATTTCAACCGTTGTCAAAGAAAGTGGCGTTGCGCCTGAAAATATCGTCAGCATTTGTATAGATACGACAGGTTCGTCACCGCTTCCCGTGAATAAGGATGGAATTGCCTTGTCACTTTTGCCTGAATTTTCAGAAAATCCCAATGCAATGATGGTGCTGTGGAAAGACCATACATCCATCAACGAAGCCGAAGAAATCAATCATCTGGCAAGAAACTGGGGCGGCGAAGATTATACAAAATTTGAAGGTGGAATCTATTCTTCCGAATGGTTTTGGGCAAAAATTCTTCACATCAACAGAGAAGATGAAGCCGTTAAAAATGCCGCATACAGCTGGATGGAACATTGCGATTATCTGACATTTTTACTTTCCGACAACCAGAGTTTAGCAACATTTAAAAGAAGCCGTTGTGCAGCCGGTCACAAAGCAATGTGGCACGAATCGTGGGACGGACTTCCTTCCAAGGAATTCCTAGGCCAGCTGGATTCTTCACTGGCAGAACTTCGTGACAGACTGTACGATAAAACCTACACGTCTGATGAAGTTGCCGGAAATCTGAACGAAGAATGGGCAACAAAATTAGGCTTAACGACCAACACCGTAATTGCTGTCGGAACTTTCGACGCTCATTCCGGAGCGGTCGGCGCAAAAGTAGAGGAGAATACGCTAATCAGAATTATGGGAACGTCAACCTGCGATATTATGGTGGCTCCCAACGAAATCATCGGCGACAAAACAGTTAAAGGAATCTGCGGACAGGTCGACGGATCCGTTATTCCGGGATTGATGGGGCTGGAAGCGGGGCAATCTGCATTTGGTGATGTTTTGGCGTGGTACAAAGATATTCTGACTTGGCCTACACACCATATTCTGATGAATTCCAATCTCATTGATGAAAATCAAAAGCAGTTGCTAAAAGAAGAAATAGAGAACAATCTTATTCGCAATCTCACTTTGGAAGCGGAAAAAATTCCACTTTCGGAGGTGGTTCCGGTTGCTTTGGATTGGATTAACGGACGAAGAACACCAGACGCCAATCAGGAACTGAAAATGGCGATTAGCAACCTTTCATTGGGAACAAAAGCACCGCATATTTTCAAAGCTTTGGTGAATGCGATTTGCTTTGGAGCCAAAAAAATCGTCGACCGTTTCGAAGAAGAAGGCGTAAAAATCGAAAAAGTAATCGGAATCGGAGGCGTTGCCAGAAAATCACCGTTCATAATGCAGACGTTGGCCAGCGTTCTTAATATGCCGATTGTAGTGGCAGCTTCAGACCAGGCTCCGGCTTTGGGTGCCGCTATTTATGCGGCTGTTGCGGCTGGAATTTACCCGACTGTTCAGGAAGCCAGCCAGAAAATGGGCTCCGATTTCGAAGCAGAATATTTCCCACAAGCTGAAAAGGTAGAAAAATATGCAGAATTTATGAAACAGTATCAGATTCTCGCAGATTTCACAGAAAACAATATCAAATCAAAGAAAAAGTTGACAGCTGACAGTCTATAG
- the araA gene encoding L-arabinose isomerase, with amino-acid sequence MLTPLNTKEIWFITGSQHLYGPETLAQVAEHSAKIVEAFNASSQISVKVVLKPTVKTTEEIFETLTAANFAKDCIGIVTWMHTFSPAKMWIRGLTALQKPMLHLHTQFNQDIPWATMDMDFMNLNQAAHGDREFGFMVSRLRKNRKVVVGHWAEERVQKQIGEWSRVAAGWDDWQGAKFARFGDNMRFVAVTDGDKVEAETKFGFSVNTWGIGDLVSIVNSIGDGEIKTLIEEYEASYKMAESLLSGGSNRKSLEVAARIELGLEKFLKDGNFKGFSDTFEDLHGLEQLPGIAVQRLMEKGYGFAGEGDWKTAALVRAMKTMGQGLEGGNAFMEDYTYHLNPSNPSILGSHMLEVDPVLAIEKPSCEIHPLGIGGKADPVRLVFNSRGNIDSLNAALMDFGNHFRLLINKTRALEITEELPKLPVARVLWKPLPDLYTAAEAWILAGGAHHTCYSENISVEQLEDFAEIAGIESLVIDEDTKIRDFKNTLRWNEIYYR; translated from the coding sequence ATGTTAACACCTCTCAATACGAAAGAAATCTGGTTCATCACCGGAAGCCAGCATTTATACGGCCCTGAAACATTAGCGCAGGTTGCGGAACATTCAGCAAAAATAGTGGAAGCATTCAATGCTTCATCACAGATTTCTGTAAAAGTGGTTTTAAAGCCAACCGTAAAAACAACAGAAGAAATTTTTGAAACACTTACAGCTGCCAACTTTGCAAAAGATTGTATCGGAATCGTAACCTGGATGCACACTTTTTCACCCGCAAAAATGTGGATTCGTGGACTGACCGCTTTACAAAAGCCAATGTTGCATTTGCATACACAGTTCAATCAGGATATTCCGTGGGCGACGATGGATATGGACTTTATGAACCTGAATCAGGCTGCGCACGGTGACCGTGAATTCGGATTTATGGTGAGCCGTCTGCGCAAAAACAGAAAAGTGGTCGTAGGACATTGGGCGGAAGAAAGAGTTCAGAAACAAATTGGAGAATGGAGTAGAGTTGCGGCTGGTTGGGATGATTGGCAAGGTGCGAAGTTCGCCCGTTTTGGTGATAATATGAGATTTGTAGCCGTTACCGACGGAGATAAAGTAGAAGCGGAAACCAAATTTGGATTTTCGGTAAACACTTGGGGAATCGGGGATTTGGTAAGCATTGTCAACTCGATTGGCGATGGCGAAATCAAAACCTTAATTGAAGAATATGAAGCTTCATACAAAATGGCAGAATCCCTTCTTTCCGGAGGTTCAAACAGGAAATCTCTGGAAGTTGCCGCAAGAATTGAATTAGGTTTGGAAAAATTCCTGAAAGACGGAAATTTCAAAGGTTTTTCCGATACTTTTGAAGACCTTCACGGTTTAGAACAATTGCCTGGAATTGCCGTTCAAAGATTGATGGAAAAAGGGTATGGATTTGCCGGAGAAGGCGATTGGAAAACGGCTGCCTTAGTTCGCGCAATGAAGACGATGGGACAAGGTCTGGAAGGTGGAAATGCCTTTATGGAAGACTATACTTATCATTTAAATCCTTCAAATCCTTCAATTTTAGGTTCACATATGTTGGAAGTTGACCCTGTTTTAGCGATTGAGAAACCATCTTGTGAAATTCATCCATTAGGAATTGGCGGAAAAGCTGATCCGGTTCGTCTGGTGTTTAATTCGAGAGGAAATATCGATTCTTTAAATGCAGCCTTAATGGATTTCGGAAATCATTTCAGACTTTTAATCAACAAAACAAGAGCATTGGAAATCACCGAAGAATTGCCAAAACTTCCTGTTGCGAGAGTTCTTTGGAAACCGCTCCCTGACCTGTACACGGCGGCTGAAGCCTGGATTTTGGCAGGTGGTGCGCATCACACGTGTTATAGTGAGAACATCAGCGTAGAACAATTGGAAGATTTTGCAGAAATTGCAGGCATCGAATCGCTTGTTATTGATGAAGATACAAAAATCCGTGATTTTAAGAACACGCTTCGCTGGAATGAAATATATTATCGTTAA
- a CDS encoding aldose epimerase family protein, with amino-acid sequence MRKTSINLIILFAVLCIFGCNKKENQSKTQPETMENIQVSDYGVTSKGDSIKKYILTNKNGMKLEVINFGGIITSLTAPDKNGKYADVVLGFTKPEDYFNGNPYYFGALIGRYGNRIANAKFTLEGKTYDIDKNDGPNSLHGGKEGFHTKFWDIEPVKDAKFPTLKLTYTSADGEEGYPGKLTTTVLYTLTDDNALEISYEAETDKPTVVNLTQHSYFNLSGNFSKTILDHELQINADKFTPVNETLIPTGEQKAVKGSVFDFTASKAIGKDINADDDQLKKGKGYDHNWILNGSGLRSIAKVYHPESGRVMEVLTDEPGVQFYSGNFLDGKFDTKTGGKNEFRTGFCLETQHFPDSPNQASFPSTELKPGQKYHSKTIYKFSVKQ; translated from the coding sequence ATGAGAAAAACAAGTATCAACCTGATAATTCTTTTTGCCGTTTTATGTATTTTCGGGTGCAATAAAAAAGAAAATCAATCAAAAACTCAACCGGAAACAATGGAAAACATACAGGTTTCAGATTACGGAGTCACGTCAAAAGGCGATTCCATCAAAAAATATATTTTGACCAACAAAAACGGGATGAAGCTGGAAGTCATTAACTTCGGTGGAATTATCACTTCACTCACAGCTCCCGATAAAAACGGGAAATATGCAGATGTCGTTTTAGGATTTACCAAACCTGAAGATTATTTCAACGGAAATCCTTACTATTTCGGAGCATTGATTGGCCGTTACGGAAACAGAATTGCCAATGCCAAATTCACTTTAGAAGGTAAAACCTATGACATCGATAAAAATGACGGTCCAAACAGTCTTCACGGCGGAAAAGAAGGATTCCACACCAAATTCTGGGATATCGAACCGGTGAAAGATGCCAAATTCCCGACTTTGAAACTGACTTACACCAGCGCTGACGGTGAAGAAGGCTATCCGGGAAAATTAACGACAACTGTTCTGTATACTTTGACAGATGATAATGCTTTGGAAATTTCTTACGAAGCGGAAACCGATAAACCGACTGTGGTGAATTTGACTCAGCATTCGTATTTCAATCTTTCAGGGAATTTTTCAAAAACAATTCTTGACCACGAATTGCAGATTAATGCGGATAAATTTACACCAGTTAATGAAACTTTGATTCCTACGGGTGAGCAAAAAGCGGTGAAAGGAAGCGTATTCGATTTCACAGCTTCAAAAGCAATTGGAAAAGATATCAATGCAGATGACGACCAGCTGAAAAAAGGAAAAGGCTACGACCACAACTGGATTCTGAATGGAAGCGGATTGAGAAGCATTGCCAAAGTTTACCACCCGGAATCAGGGAGAGTAATGGAAGTTTTGACCGATGAACCGGGCGTTCAGTTCTATTCCGGAAACTTTTTGGATGGAAAATTCGATACCAAAACCGGCGGGAAAAATGAATTCAGAACAGGCTTTTGTTTAGAAACACAACATTTTCCGGATTCTCCAAACCAGGCTTCTTTCCCTTCTACAGAGTTAAAGCCGGGACAGAAGTATCATTCAAAAACAATTTACAAATTCTCAGTTAAACAATAA
- a CDS encoding L-ribulose-5-phosphate 4-epimerase, whose amino-acid sequence MSIYKELKRECYEANMQLDALKLVVYTFGNVSAVDRDKGIFAIKPSGVPYELLKPEDIVILDYDANVVEGNLRPSSDTKTHAYLYKNWENIGGISHTHAIYSVAWAQAQLDIPIFGTTHADHLTTDIPCAPPMRDDLIEGNYEYNTGIQILDCFKEKNLSYEEVEMVLIGNHGPFTWGKNAEKAVYNSKVLETIAEMAYLTRQINPNAPRLKDSLIKKHYERKHGKNAYYGQ is encoded by the coding sequence ATGAGCATCTATAAAGAATTAAAACGAGAATGTTACGAAGCCAATATGCAGCTCGATGCATTGAAACTGGTCGTTTACACATTCGGAAATGTAAGCGCCGTCGACCGTGACAAAGGAATATTTGCCATCAAGCCGAGCGGTGTTCCTTACGAATTACTGAAACCTGAAGACATCGTGATTTTAGATTACGATGCCAATGTAGTTGAAGGAAATTTAAGACCATCTTCCGATACCAAAACCCACGCTTATCTTTATAAAAACTGGGAAAACATCGGCGGAATTTCTCATACACACGCCATCTATTCCGTAGCTTGGGCACAGGCACAGCTGGATATTCCGATTTTCGGAACGACCCACGCAGACCATCTGACAACAGATATTCCTTGCGCACCACCGATGCGAGACGATTTAATCGAAGGAAACTACGAATACAATACCGGAATCCAAATTCTGGATTGTTTCAAAGAAAAGAACTTGTCTTACGAAGAAGTGGAAATGGTACTCATCGGAAATCACGGACCGTTCACTTGGGGAAAAAATGCTGAAAAAGCCGTTTACAATAGCAAAGTTCTAGAAACTATCGCTGAGATGGCTTATCTCACAAGACAAATTAATCCGAACGCGCCCCGTTTGAAAGATTCATTAATCAAAAAACATTACGAACGGAAACACGGCAAAAATGCCTATTACGGACAATAA
- a CDS encoding beta-glucosidase — MKKLFFSLSILICAFSSAQTFKYPFQNPKLPVEQRIENLLGLLTVDEKIGMMMDNSKAVPRLDIPGYGWWNEALHGVARAGTATVFPQAIGMAATWDVPEHLKTFEMISDEARAKYNRSFDESQKTGRYEGLTFWTPNINIFRDPRWGRGQETYGEDPYLTSVLGVAAVKGLQGNDPKYFKTHACAKHFAVHSGPEWNRHSYNAEVSKRDLYETYLPAFKALVLEGNVREVMCAYNAFDGQPCCANNTLLTEILRGKWNYDGMVVSDCWALADFYQKQYHGTHPDEKSTAADALKHSTDLECGDTYNNLNKSLASGLITEKDLDISMRRILKGWFELGMLDPKSSVHWNSIPYSVVDSEEHKKQALKMAQKSIVLMKNENNVLPLNKNIKKIAVVGPNADDGLMQLGNYNGTPSSIVTILDGIKTKFPNAEIIYEKGTEVADPSSRTSLYQNFLSQKKGEKGMKVTFFNNNEFKGTPANVSVNKSGINYNSFGGTQLAPNVGRENTSAIISGVFKSPYTGDVILSPSTSDVYTLFVDGKEIATRKGPDARHPSEFPVKMEKGKEYLIELRHTQKGKYVSITFDVYRKDPVNFAAVKEKVKDADVIVFAGGLSPSLEGEEMMVNAEGFKGGDKTSIDLPKVQRELLAELRKTGKPVVFVLCTGSSLGLEQDEKNYDALLNAWYGGQAGGTAVADVLAGDYNPSGRLPITFYKNLEQLDNNLSKTSKHQGFENYDMVGRTYRYMTEKPLYAFGHGLSYSKFVYGNAKLNKNIINSNENLTIIVPVTNNSERDGEEVIEVYVKRNNDPAAPVKTLRAFERVLIKSKETKNIQLTISKDSFKFYDEKVDDLAPKAGDYTIFYGGTSDESGLKSLQLKVN, encoded by the coding sequence ATGAAAAAACTTTTTTTCTCTCTGTCAATACTAATTTGTGCCTTTTCATCCGCACAAACTTTTAAATACCCATTCCAAAACCCTAAACTTCCAGTCGAACAAAGAATCGAAAATCTTCTCGGATTACTAACCGTTGATGAAAAAATCGGAATGATGATGGATAATTCGAAAGCCGTTCCGAGATTGGATATTCCCGGTTACGGCTGGTGGAACGAGGCGCTTCACGGCGTTGCAAGAGCAGGAACAGCCACTGTTTTTCCGCAGGCAATCGGAATGGCAGCAACCTGGGACGTTCCGGAACATCTCAAAACTTTTGAAATGATTTCCGATGAAGCCAGAGCAAAATACAATAGATCTTTTGATGAATCTCAAAAAACCGGACGTTACGAAGGACTTACATTCTGGACGCCGAACATCAACATTTTCCGTGATCCTAGATGGGGAAGAGGTCAGGAAACCTATGGTGAGGATCCTTATTTGACTTCTGTTTTAGGTGTTGCAGCCGTAAAAGGTTTGCAGGGAAATGATCCGAAATATTTTAAAACGCACGCCTGCGCCAAACATTTCGCCGTTCACAGCGGTCCGGAATGGAATCGTCATTCCTACAACGCTGAAGTTTCCAAAAGAGATTTGTATGAAACCTACCTTCCGGCTTTTAAAGCATTGGTTTTAGAGGGAAATGTAAGGGAAGTGATGTGTGCTTACAATGCTTTTGACGGTCAACCGTGTTGCGCCAACAATACTTTATTGACAGAAATTCTTCGCGGAAAATGGAACTACGATGGAATGGTGGTTTCCGATTGCTGGGCTTTAGCAGACTTCTATCAGAAACAGTACCACGGAACACATCCTGATGAAAAAAGTACCGCCGCAGATGCTTTGAAGCATTCTACAGATCTGGAGTGTGGCGATACATATAATAATTTAAACAAATCTCTCGCAAGCGGTTTAATCACAGAAAAAGACCTCGATATTTCGATGCGAAGAATTCTGAAAGGCTGGTTTGAATTGGGAATGCTAGATCCAAAATCTTCCGTTCACTGGAACTCAATTCCATATTCAGTTGTGGATTCTGAAGAGCATAAAAAACAGGCGTTAAAAATGGCACAAAAATCAATTGTGCTGATGAAAAATGAGAATAATGTTTTGCCTTTAAATAAAAATATCAAAAAAATCGCTGTTGTCGGTCCAAACGCCGATGACGGATTGATGCAGTTGGGAAATTATAACGGAACACCTTCATCCATTGTAACGATTTTGGACGGAATCAAAACCAAATTTCCAAACGCAGAAATCATTTATGAAAAAGGAACTGAAGTCGCAGACCCATCTTCCAGAACTTCGCTTTATCAAAACTTTTTAAGCCAGAAAAAAGGCGAAAAAGGAATGAAAGTTACCTTTTTTAACAATAATGAATTCAAAGGAACTCCCGCTAATGTTTCTGTAAATAAAAGCGGAATCAATTACAACAGTTTTGGCGGAACTCAGCTCGCCCCGAATGTTGGAAGAGAAAATACATCGGCTATTATTTCCGGCGTTTTCAAAAGCCCTTACACGGGCGATGTGATTCTTTCGCCATCAACTTCCGATGTTTACACACTTTTTGTTGACGGTAAAGAAATCGCCACCAGAAAAGGCCCCGATGCAAGACATCCTTCGGAATTTCCTGTGAAAATGGAAAAAGGAAAAGAATATCTGATAGAGTTACGTCACACCCAAAAAGGAAAATATGTAAGCATCACATTTGACGTGTACAGAAAAGATCCTGTTAATTTTGCTGCAGTAAAGGAAAAAGTGAAAGATGCGGACGTTATTGTCTTCGCAGGCGGACTTTCTCCAAGTCTGGAAGGCGAAGAAATGATGGTGAACGCAGAAGGTTTCAAAGGCGGCGATAAAACGTCTATTGATCTACCAAAAGTTCAACGCGAATTGCTGGCTGAATTAAGGAAAACAGGAAAACCAGTCGTTTTTGTGCTGTGTACGGGAAGTTCGCTTGGTTTGGAACAGGATGAAAAAAATTATGATGCATTACTGAATGCCTGGTATGGCGGACAAGCCGGAGGAACTGCCGTTGCAGACGTTCTAGCGGGAGATTACAATCCATCAGGAAGATTACCGATTACCTTCTATAAAAATCTGGAACAGCTTGACAATAATTTATCTAAAACCAGCAAACACCAGGGTTTTGAAAACTACGATATGGTCGGAAGAACCTACCGTTATATGACTGAAAAACCGTTGTACGCTTTCGGACACGGGTTGAGTTATTCAAAATTTGTTTACGGAAATGCTAAACTGAACAAAAATATCATCAATTCTAATGAAAATCTGACAATTATAGTTCCTGTTACCAATAATTCGGAAAGAGACGGTGAAGAAGTGATTGAAGTTTATGTGAAAAGAAATAATGATCCTGCGGCACCAGTAAAGACTTTGAGAGCTTTTGAAAGGGTTTTAATTAAATCTAAGGAAACAAAAAATATTCAATTAACGATTTCTAAAGATTCATTTAAATTTTATGATGAAAAAGTAGATGATTTGGCTCCGAAAGCAGGAGATTACACGATTTTTTACGGCGGAACTTCCGATGAATCCGGATTGAAAAGTCTTCAATTGAAAGTAAACTAA